In Vigna unguiculata cultivar IT97K-499-35 chromosome 3, ASM411807v1, whole genome shotgun sequence, a single genomic region encodes these proteins:
- the LOC114175669 gene encoding uncharacterized protein LOC114175669 isoform X2 has product MVIISNSSRRSSTTIEKVKGLGFDASLFLGAVTSGELTHQYLQRRDDPWFAALGRSCIHFTWNGRGAISLEGLDLQVVENVEEAEFVLAHGTEALGNADGSARSMKLEDLEKILELCASKGIPMVVANPDYVTVEARDLRVMPGTLAAKYEKLGGEVKWMGKPDEIIYKSAMAMAGTDASDCIAVGDSFHHDIKGANAAGIESVFITGGIHATELGLHSFGEVADSSSVQSLASKYEAYPSYVLPAFNW; this is encoded by the exons ATGGTGATCATAAGCAACTCCTCAAGACGATCATCAACCACCATTGAAAAAGTGAAGGGTCTTGGATTTGATGCCTCTCTTTTTCTGGGGGCTGTCACTAGTGGAGAACTAACTCACCAGTATTTGCAGAG GAGAGATGATCCTTGGTTTGCGGCATTGGGGAGATCTTGTATTCATTTCACCTGGAATGGCCGGGGAGCAATCTCTCTTGAG GGCTTAGACTTGCAAGTTGTGGAGAATGTTGAAGAAGCTGAATTTGTTTTGGCTCATGGTACCGAAGCCTTGGGGAATGCTGATGGGAGTGCACGTTCAATGAAACTTGAAGACCTTGAGAAAATCTTGGAGCTTTGTGCTTCCAAAGGAATTCCTATGGTTGTAGCCAATCCAGATTATGTAACTGTTGAAGCAAGAGACTTACGTGTGATGCCCG GTACACTGGCAGCTAAATATGAAAAGCTTGGGGGTGAAGTAAAATGGATGGGCAAACCTGATgag ATAATCTACAAGTCAGCCATGGCCATGGCTGGGACAGATGCCTCTGACTGTATTGCTGTGGGTGATTCATTCCATCATGATATTAAGGGTGCTAATGCTGCTGGAATAGAATCAGTTTTTATCACTGGTGGAATTCACGCTACTGAACTTGGACTCCATAGTTTTGGAGAAGTTGCAGATTCATCTTCTGTGCAATCACTTGCTTCCAAATACGAAGCTTATCCATCTTATGTGTTGCCAGCTTTCAACTGGTAG
- the LOC114178447 gene encoding probable phosphoinositide phosphatase SAC9 gives MDSPGALRDTSVIVVTLESDEVYIIVSLSIRTDTQVIYVDPTTGALLYFARPGFDLFKSQGEALNFVTNGSRFACKSKTPARAILGYAAFGNVAMLLVATRLTASVPNMPGGGCVYTVAESLWIRIPLHNAVSLGKGEAKNVQELTELDIDGKHYFCETRDVTRPFPSRFPMNQPDEEFVWNAWFSTPFVDIGLPRHCVTLLQGFAECRSFGSSGQLEGIVVLIARRSRLHPGTRYLARGLNSCFSSGNEVECEQLVWVPKRSGQSEPFNTYVWRRGTIPIWWGAELKITAAEAEIYVSDCDPYKGSVEYYGRLSKRYDARNLDVRAGEKPNRKALVPIVCINLLRNGEGKSESLLVQHFEESINFIRSSGKLPYTRVHLINYDWHASTKLKGEQITIEGLWILLKAPTISIGISEGDYLPSRQRINDCRGEVIYNDDFEGAFCLRTHQNGIIRFNCADSLDRTNAASFFGCLQVFTEQCRRLGISLDSDLAFGYQSIRTNYGGYTAPLPPGWEKRSDAVTGKTYYIDHNTRTTTWMHPCPDKPWKRFDMTFEEFKRTTILSPVSQLSDLFLLAGDIHATLYTGSKAMHSQILSIFSEEAGKFKQFSAAQNVKITLQRRYKNAVVDSSRQKQLEMFLGLRLFKHLPSISLKPLHVPSRPSGFVLKPIANLFPISGGEANLLSFKRKGLVWICPQPADVVEIIIYLGEPCHVCQLLLTISHGADDSTYPSTVDVRTGRHLDGLKLVLEGASIPQCASGTNLVIPLPGAISAEDVAITGANSRLHSQDALPFSLLYDFEELEGEWDFLTRVVALTFYPTVSGRKPLTLGEIEILGVSLPWSDVFTNEGPGTRLVEHVKKFQEEQNPFLSDSDTSPFNPSSIEKVSPTEQGGSSADLLLDLLSGDDPLPHPLAQPVTDNVVYQESDPLDFLDLSVENRGAKSDGKFSAEDARHSDSNAEQYLKCLKTLAGPGLQRKINFIEAMKLEIERLKLNLSAAERDRALLSVGMDPATINPNALLDEAYMAKLSKVANNLALLGETSLEDKIVAAIGLGTLDDNPIDFWNIISLEETCSGGNCEVRAEIKKEVHSSSTMSSTGASEAIFLCSQCERKVCRVCCAGRGALLLVGYNTRGEVMNYNGASSQSGLVDLPVNRLLARDGIICKRCCQDIVLQALILDHVRVLISLRRTERVEKAACNALKQIIGLSWDYLLEKNNADDNKRNGKTVRSLLNGYESLAEFPFGSFLHPVEAAADSAPFLSLLAPLNSGLGLSYWKAPSRTSAVEFGIVLGNISDVSGVILIVSPCGYSAADAPIVQIWASNKIHKEERSLMGKWDLQSMINASSELYGPEKSGTEHKVPRHVKFPFKNSVRCSIIWISLRLPRVGSSSMNIGNDFNLLSVDENPFAQETRRASFGGSIESEPCLHAKRILVVGSSARKEVDLKPQQSSDQLALTGWLERAPQLNRFKVPIEAERLMDNDLVLEQYLSPVSPLLAGFRLDAFSAIKPRVTHSPFSDVHGKHFPSLVDDRYITPAVLHIQVSVLQEPHTVVTIGEYRLPEARAGTPMYFDFSGQIQTRRISFKLLGDIAAFTDDPSEQDDSGTRISPLAVGLSLSNRIKLYYYADPYDLGKWASLGAV, from the exons ATGGATTCACCGG GTGCTTTGAGGGACACGTCGGTTATCGTGGTGACGCTGGAGTCCGACGAAGTCTACATCATCGTGAGCCTCTCCATCAGAACGGACACTCAGGTAATCTACGTCGATCCAACCACCGGGGCGCTTCTCTACTTTGCCAGGCCAGGGTTCGATCTGTTCAAGTCGCAGGGTGAGGCCTTGAATTTCGTCACCAATGGATCGCGATTTGCTTGCAAGAGCAAGACTCCCGCAAGGGCGATATTAGGATACGCCGCGTTCGGGAACGTGGCGATGCTCCTCGTCGCGACGAGGTTGACCGCCAGCGTTCCCAATATGCCGGGTGGCGGTTGCGTGTACACGGTGGCGGAGAGCCTCTGGATCAGGATTCCGCTGCACAATGCGGTGTCGCTGGGGAAGGGAGAGGCCAAGAACGTGCAGGAGTTGACGGAGCTTGATATTGACGGGAAACATTACTTCTGCGAGACGAGGGATGTTACGCGCCCTTTTCCAAGCCGCTTCCCGATGAATCAACCTGATGAGGAGTTTGTTTGGAACGCGTGGTTTTCTACGCCGTTTGTTGATATTGGCTTGCCACGGCATTGCGTCACGCTACTGCAG GGGTTTGCAGAATGTAGAAGTTTTGGAAGCTCAGGTCAACTCGAAGGTATTGTGGTTCTCATAGCTCGTCGAAGTAGGCTTCACCCGGGTACTCGATACTTGGCAAGGGGCCTAAATTCATGTTTCAGTTCAG GAAATGAAGTGGAGTGTGAACAACTTGTATGGGTTCCCAAACGATCTGGTCAAAGTGAACCTTTCAACACATATGTGTGGCGAAGAGGCACTATTCCTATCTGGTGGGGTGCAGAACTGAAAATTACAGCTGCAGAAGCTGAAATTTATGTTTCAGATTGCGATCCTTATAAAGGAAGTGTAGAGTATTATGGAAGACTGAGTAAGAGATACGATGCTCGAAATCTAGATGTACGTGCTGGTGAGAAACCGAACAGGAAAGCCTTGGTTCCCATTGTCTGCATAAACTTGCTTCGAAATGGTGAAGGGAAGTCAGAGTCCCTTTTAGTTCAACATTTCGAGGAGTCTATTAACTTTATTAGATCATCTGGGAAGCTTCCGTACACTCGGGTGCATTTGATAAATTATGATTGGCATGCTAGTACAAAATTAAAAGGTGAACAAATCACAATTGAAGGTTTATGGATACTTCTGAAAGCACCTACTATATCCATAGGTATATCTGAAGGGGATTATTTGCCTTCCCGACAACGAATAAATGATTGCAGAGGTGAAGTTATCTACAATGATGATTTTGAAGGTGCATTCTGCTTAAGAACACATCAAAATGGGATCATACGTTTTAACTGTGCCGATTCTTTGGATAGGACCAATGCTGCTAGTTTTTTTGGCTGCCTCCAAGTATTCACCGAGCAATGTAGACGGTTAGGGATATCACTTGATAGTGATTTGGCTTTTGGTTATCAGTCAATAAGAACTAATTATGGTGGATATACTGCTCCACTGCCACCTGGGTGGGAGAAGCGATCTGATGCTGTGACAGGCAAAACATATTATATTGACCACAATACCAGAACAACCACATGGATGCATCCATGTCCCGATAAACCATGGAAGAGATTTGATATGACATTTGAGGAGTTCAAGAGAACAACAATTTTATCTCCCGTATCTCAACTTTCTGACCTTTTCTTACTTGCTGGGGATATTCATGCTACTCTTTACACCGGTTCCAAAGCAATGCATAGCCAAATACTTAGCATATTCAGCGAAGAAGCAGGAAAGTTTAAACAGTTTTCTGCTGCACAGAATGTGAAAATCACTCTGCAAAGAAGATATAAGAATGCAGTTGTGGATAGCTCTCGTCAAAAGCAATTAGAAATGTTTCTTGGATTGAGGCTTTTCAAGCATCTTCCATCGATTTCCCTTAAACCTCTACAT GTACCATCTCGACCGTCTGGTTTTGTTCTCAAACCAATTGCAAACTTGTTTCCTATTTCTGGTGGTGAAGCTAATCTTCTGAGTTTCAAAAGAAAAGGCCTTGTCTGG ATTTGTCCACAGCCTGCAGATGTAGTTGAAATCATTATTTATCTCGGTGAACCTTGCCATGTTTGTCAGCTCCTTCTCACAATATCCCATGGTGCAGATGATTCAACTTATCCATCTACAGTTGATGTAAGGACAGGGCGCCATTTAGATGGGCTTAAACTGGTCTTGGAG GGTGCTTCTATACCACAATGTGCAAGTGGGACCAACCTTGTGATACCCTTACCTGGGGCAATTAGTGCAGAAGATGTGGCTATAACTGGGGCAAATTCTCGTCTTCATTCCCAAGATGCATTACCCTTCTCCTTACTGTATGATTTTGAGGAACTTGAGGGAGAGTGGGATTTCCTTACTCGCGTAGTTGCACTAACCTTTTATCCAACTGTTTCTGGAAGAAAACCATTAACACTTGGTGAG ATTGAAATCCTTGGAGTTTCTCTTCCTTGGAGTGATGTATTTACCAACGAAGGCCCTGGTACAAGATTAGTTGAGCATGTCAAGAAGTTTCAAGAAGAGCAAAATCCATTTTTATCTGATTCTGATACTAGTCCATTTAACCCTTCATCCATTGAAAAAGTATCACCAACCGAGCAAGGAGGCAGTTCTGCTGACCTTTTGCTTGACCTCCTGTCTGGGGATGACCCACTTCCACACCCACTTGCACAACCAGTTACTGACAACGTTGTCTACCAGGAAAGTGACCCACTTGATTTCTTGGACCTAAGTGTTGAAAATCGTGGTGCCAAAAGTGATGGTAAATTTTCAGCAGAAGATGCCCGACATTCAGATAGTAATGCTGAACAATATTTGAAGTGCCTTAAAACTCTTGCGGGGCCAGGTCTG CAAAGAAAAATCAACTTCATTGAAGCCATGAAACTTGAAATTGAACGTCTTAAGTTGAATCTTTCTGCTGCTGAAAGGGATAGAGCCTTGCTATCCGTTGGAATGGATCCTGCAACCATTAATCCCAATGCACTTCTTGATGAAGCTTATATGGCAAAATTATCTAAAGTTGCAAACAATCTTGCTCTGCTTGGTGAAACTTCTCTTGAAGATAAAATTGTTGCTGCTATTGGTCTTGGGACTCTTGATGATAATCCAATAGATTTCTGGAATATTATCAGTCTTGAGGAAACCTGTTCTGGTGGCAACTGTGAAGTGCGTGCTGaaattaaaaaggaagttcattCATCTAGCACAATGTCATCTACTGGTGCTTCAGAAGCTATATTCTTGTGTTCCCAATGTGAAAGGAAGGTTTGTAGAGTTTGCTGTGCAGGGAGGGGGGCACTTCTGCTTGTTGGATATAACACTAGAGGAGAGGTCATGAATTACAATGGTGCTTCAAGCCAAAGTGGCCTTGTTGATTTACCTGTAAATCGTTTATTAGCTCGGGATGGTATAATTTGCAAACGATGTTGCCAGGATATTGTGCTTCAGGCATTGATTTTGGACCATGTGAGGGTTCTGATTAGCTTACGAAGAACAGAACGCGTGGAAAAGGCTGCTTGCAATGCTTTGAAGCAAATCATTGGTTTATCTTGGGATTATCTTCTAGAAAAGAATAATGCCGATGATAACAAGCGTAATGGAAAAACAGTACGTTCGTTACTGAATGGATATGAATCCCTTGCTGAATTTCCTTTTGGCAGCTTTCTACACCCG GTTGAAGCAGCAGCAGATTCTGCTCCATTTTTGTCATTGCTTGCGCCTTTAAATTCTGGTTTGGGGTTATCATATTGGAAAGCTCCATCTCGTACCTCTGCCGTTGAATTTGGAATTGTCCTGGGCAATATTTCTGATGTTAGTGGGGTTATATTGATTGTCAGTCCATGTGGCTACTCTGCGGCTGATGCTCCTATT GTGCAAATTTGGGCAAGTAACAAAATACACAAGGAAGAAAGATCTTTAATGGGAAAGTGGGATCTGCAATCTATGATTAATGCTTCCTCAGAATTATATGGACCTGAAAAGTCAGGAACAGAGCATAAAGTTCCTAGACATGTGAAGTTTCCCTTCAAGAATTCTGTTCGCTGCAGCATAATATGGATAAGTTTACGCCTTCCGCGAGTGGGTTCAAGTTCTATGAATATTGGAAATGACTTCAATCTGTTGTCTGTTGATGAGAACCCTTTTGCACAAGAAACTCGACGTGCCTCATTTGGAGGATCTATTGAGAGTGAACCCTGTCTTCATGCCAAGAGGATTTTAGTGGTTGGAAGCTCCGCTAGGAAGGAAGTTGATCTTAAACCACAACAAAGCTCTGACCAGTTGGCCCTGACTGGGTGGTTGGAAAGAGCACCACAGCTAAACAGATTCAAG GTTCCAATTGAGGCTGAAAGATTGATGGACAATGATCTTGTCCTGGAGCAGTATCTGTCTCCTGTTTCTCCCTTGCTTGCTGGTTTTCGTCTAGATGCCTTTAGTGCAATCAAGCCTCGGGTTACCCATTCACCTTTTTCAGATGTACATGGCAAACATTTTCCTTCCCTTGTGGATGACAGATACATCACTCCAGCCGTATTGCATATTCAAGTATCTGTTCTCCAG GAACCCCATACCGTGGTCACCATTGGTGAGTACCGATTACCAGAGGCACGAGCGGGAACACCAATGTACTTTGACTTCTCTGGCCAGATTCAAACTCGCAGAATTTCCTTCAAACTACTCGGAGATATTGCAGCTTTTACTGATGACCCCTCAGAACAAGATGATTCTGGCACTAGAATTTCTCCACTGGCAGTAGGGCTATCTTTGTCTAATAGAATTAAGCTGTATTACTATGCTGATCCATATGACCTTGGCAAATGGGCTAGCCTGGGAGCAGTTTAA
- the LOC114178448 gene encoding uncharacterized protein LOC114178448 → MAHLLAPPPTTLSSRARNSLLYSRKNGNFPTSTVSCFGPQYQQSQPSSISDLHQVPSHSDHSLRRRTLMGLSGAVVVGLGLIDEQRASGAARRPPPPPPTEKKDPSVSGVMAKILASKRRKEAMKEEVEKLRARGKTVNKDAPPP, encoded by the exons ATGGCTCATTTACTAGCACCACCTCCTACCACTCTCTCCTCGAGAGCCCGCAACAGCCTCCTCTATTCTCGGAAAAATGGTAACTTTCCGACGTCAACAGTCTCCTGCTTTGGTCCCCAATATCAACAATCTCAGCCCTCTTCCATCTCTGATCTTCATCAAGTCCCTTCTCATAGTGACCACTCTCTGCGTCGCAG GACATTGATGGGGCTGAGTGGTGCGGTAGTGGTGGGGTTGGGTTTGATTGATGAGCAAAGGGCAAGTGGTGCTGCAAGGCGCCCACCGCCTCCACCACCAACGGAGAAAAAGGACCCGAGCGTGAGTGGTGTTATGGCTAAAATATTGGCTAGCAAGAGGAGAAAAGAAGCCATGAAAGAAGAAGTTGAGAAGCTGAGAGCCAGAGGCAAAACCGTTAATAAAGACGCACCACCACCTTAA
- the LOC114175669 gene encoding uncharacterized protein LOC114175669 isoform X1, whose product MMPKCSVPPLQFHTLNGLRQLAETRRFKVWLLDQFGVLHDGKQPYPAAISTLENIAKTGAKMVIISNSSRRSSTTIEKVKGLGFDASLFLGAVTSGELTHQYLQRRDDPWFAALGRSCIHFTWNGRGAISLEGLDLQVVENVEEAEFVLAHGTEALGNADGSARSMKLEDLEKILELCASKGIPMVVANPDYVTVEARDLRVMPGTLAAKYEKLGGEVKWMGKPDEIIYKSAMAMAGTDASDCIAVGDSFHHDIKGANAAGIESVFITGGIHATELGLHSFGEVADSSSVQSLASKYEAYPSYVLPAFNW is encoded by the exons ATGATGCCCAAATGCTCTGTGCCGCCCCTTCAGTTTCACACCTTGAACGGTCTCCGACAACTCGCCGAAACGCGCCGTTTCAAG GTATGGTTGTTGGACCAGTTCGGAGTACTCCACGACGGAAAACAACCTTATCCAGCTGCTATTTCGACAT taGAAAATATAGCGAAGACGGGTGCTAAGATGGTGATCATAAGCAACTCCTCAAGACGATCATCAACCACCATTGAAAAAGTGAAGGGTCTTGGATTTGATGCCTCTCTTTTTCTGGGGGCTGTCACTAGTGGAGAACTAACTCACCAGTATTTGCAGAG GAGAGATGATCCTTGGTTTGCGGCATTGGGGAGATCTTGTATTCATTTCACCTGGAATGGCCGGGGAGCAATCTCTCTTGAG GGCTTAGACTTGCAAGTTGTGGAGAATGTTGAAGAAGCTGAATTTGTTTTGGCTCATGGTACCGAAGCCTTGGGGAATGCTGATGGGAGTGCACGTTCAATGAAACTTGAAGACCTTGAGAAAATCTTGGAGCTTTGTGCTTCCAAAGGAATTCCTATGGTTGTAGCCAATCCAGATTATGTAACTGTTGAAGCAAGAGACTTACGTGTGATGCCCG GTACACTGGCAGCTAAATATGAAAAGCTTGGGGGTGAAGTAAAATGGATGGGCAAACCTGATgag ATAATCTACAAGTCAGCCATGGCCATGGCTGGGACAGATGCCTCTGACTGTATTGCTGTGGGTGATTCATTCCATCATGATATTAAGGGTGCTAATGCTGCTGGAATAGAATCAGTTTTTATCACTGGTGGAATTCACGCTACTGAACTTGGACTCCATAGTTTTGGAGAAGTTGCAGATTCATCTTCTGTGCAATCACTTGCTTCCAAATACGAAGCTTATCCATCTTATGTGTTGCCAGCTTTCAACTGGTAG